A window of Gimesia sp. contains these coding sequences:
- a CDS encoding YHS domain-containing protein has protein sequence MKEKQSIKSVSDDPMPLKIGVMGGAGSDIPAHYLDRAARLGEEIAAQGCIIITGACPGLPLAAAQGASKQGGTVIGISPALSLDEHAYKYGSPTLAHNVLIFTGSGLMGREVVNIHSSDIVVIVGGRSGTLGELAIAYDEGKLIGVLTGTGGISDMVQSILETCHKETGARVIYNDDPQQLVNELLEVYRNEHFRRPSVFCRGVQAASPITIANGKKDIVCGMILEPGSAAARREQNGSEYVFCSLHCAEKFDAQPSFYLESEKSNS, from the coding sequence ATGAAAGAGAAACAGTCAATAAAGTCTGTGAGTGACGATCCCATGCCACTCAAAATTGGCGTTATGGGAGGTGCCGGGAGTGATATTCCAGCACATTATCTGGATCGAGCGGCTCGACTTGGTGAAGAAATTGCTGCACAAGGCTGTATTATAATTACGGGAGCGTGTCCTGGTTTACCGCTCGCAGCTGCACAGGGAGCTTCTAAGCAGGGGGGAACCGTTATCGGTATTTCTCCCGCCCTTAGTCTTGATGAGCATGCTTATAAATATGGTTCTCCAACACTCGCCCACAACGTGCTGATCTTTACTGGCAGTGGGCTTATGGGACGTGAGGTCGTTAATATTCACAGTAGTGATATCGTCGTGATCGTGGGCGGCAGAAGCGGAACGCTGGGTGAATTAGCGATTGCCTATGACGAAGGAAAGTTAATCGGTGTGCTGACCGGAACTGGTGGCATCAGTGACATGGTTCAAAGCATCCTGGAAACGTGTCACAAAGAGACCGGCGCGCGTGTTATCTATAATGATGACCCGCAACAACTGGTCAATGAATTGCTGGAAGTGTATCGAAACGAACATTTTCGCCGTCCTTCTGTATTTTGCCGTGGTGTTCAGGCTGCATCACCAATCACCATAGCAAACGGCAAGAAAGACATTGTTTGTGGAATGATATTAGAACCGGGCTCTGCGGCTGCAAGGCGCGAACAGAATGGAAGTGAATATGTGTTTTGCTCACTCCATTGTGCTGAAAAATTTGACGCACAGCCTTCATTCTATCTTGAGTCTGAAAAGTCTAATAGCTGA